One part of the uncultured Bacteroides sp. genome encodes these proteins:
- a CDS encoding Crp/Fnr family transcriptional regulator: MYPNLINHIQTYVQLSEQDIQTLYRHIKFLSLNRREVLLREGQICRSYYFVEKGCLRMYFLNNKGMEKTTQFALEHWWLSDYFSLSDQKPSEYTIETIEQSEILAISTQSFEELLKEVPVLELYFRKVMQKAVAASQLRIKLLYELSKEELFLLFNAQFPEFVQRVPQYMLASYLGLTPEYLSEIRKKK, translated from the coding sequence GTGTATCCCAATCTTATTAATCATATTCAGACCTACGTTCAGTTAAGCGAACAGGATATTCAAACTCTTTATAGACATATAAAGTTCTTGAGTTTGAATAGAAGAGAGGTATTGTTGAGAGAGGGACAAATCTGTCGCTCTTATTATTTTGTGGAAAAAGGCTGTTTGCGGATGTATTTTCTTAATAACAAAGGGATGGAAAAGACCACTCAGTTTGCACTGGAACATTGGTGGCTTTCCGACTATTTCAGTTTATCAGATCAAAAACCTTCGGAATATACGATTGAGACTATTGAACAATCAGAAATATTAGCTATCAGCACTCAATCTTTTGAAGAGTTATTGAAGGAGGTGCCGGTCCTGGAACTTTATTTTAGAAAAGTTATGCAAAAGGCAGTAGCAGCTTCTCAATTGAGAATAAAACTCTTATATGAACTTTCCAAAGAAGAACTATTTTTGCTTTTTAATGCTCAGTTTCCAGAGTTTGTTCAGCGGGTACCTCAGTATATGTTAGCCTCTTATCTGGGGCTTACTCCAGAATATTTAAGTGAAATACGAAAGAAAAAATAA
- a CDS encoding pyridoxamine 5'-phosphate oxidase family protein, which produces MNESEKLPQKLLEVFKNEGVVSIVSWGIDEPHVVNTWNSYLVATEDGRILIPAYGMRKTQRNIEANNKVKLTLGTRNVLGYKDYPGTGFLIEGTAQFLESGPECDLMKEKFSGLKRVLEVTVTSAKQTL; this is translated from the coding sequence ATGAACGAATCAGAAAAATTGCCGCAAAAATTGCTTGAAGTATTCAAGAATGAAGGAGTAGTATCAATTGTTTCGTGGGGAATAGACGAGCCGCATGTTGTTAATACATGGAATTCTTATCTTGTTGCAACAGAAGATGGCAGGATTTTGATTCCAGCTTATGGAATGCGTAAAACGCAGAGAAATATAGAGGCTAATAACAAGGTAAAACTTACTTTGGGAACAAGAAATGTTTTGGGCTATAAGGATTATCCGGGAACCGGATTTTTGATTGAAGGCACAGCCCAATTCCTTGAATCTGGCCCTGAATGTGATTTAATGAAAGAGAAGTTTTCAGGTCTCAAGAGAGTGTTGGAAGTAACTGTTACATCTGCTAAGCAAACTCTTTAA
- a CDS encoding NADH-quinone oxidoreductase subunit A produces MNFMMLVVAVITAIALVVAALFIAKAISPRSFNPQKGEAYECGIPTRGKSWMQFRVGYYLFAILFLMFDVETVFLFPWATIVGELGVNGLISILFFFGVLILGLAYAWKKGALEWK; encoded by the coding sequence ATGAATTTTATGATGTTAGTCGTCGCTGTAATCACGGCAATTGCCTTGGTTGTTGCGGCATTGTTTATCGCCAAAGCGATCTCGCCGCGGTCGTTTAACCCGCAAAAGGGAGAGGCGTACGAATGCGGTATACCTACGCGAGGTAAGTCTTGGATGCAGTTCAGAGTTGGTTACTACCTCTTTGCCATCCTGTTTTTAATGTTCGACGTTGAAACCGTCTTTCTTTTCCCTTGGGCTACCATTGTGGGTGAGCTAGGCGTAAACGGACTTATCAGCATTCTATTTTTCTTCGGTGTGTTAATTTTAGGCCTTGCGTATGCTTGGAAGAAAGGAGCTCTTGAATGGAAATAA
- a CDS encoding NADH-quinone oxidoreductase subunit B, translating to MEIKKPKIKSMQYEDFQDNEYLEKMVAELNAEGTNVLLGKLDDLINWGRSNSLWPLTFATSCCGIEFMALGAARYDMARFGFEVARASPRQADMIMVCGTITDRMAPVLKRLYDQMPDPKYVVAVGGCAVSGGPFKKSYHVVNGVDQIMPVDVYIPGCPPRPEAFYYGLMQLQRKVKLEKFFGGVNRKEKEEK from the coding sequence ATGGAAATAAAGAAGCCGAAAATAAAGTCAATGCAATATGAAGACTTTCAAGATAATGAGTATTTGGAAAAAATGGTTGCTGAGCTTAATGCAGAAGGTACAAACGTACTTTTGGGCAAATTGGACGATCTCATCAACTGGGGACGAAGCAATTCCCTTTGGCCGCTTACATTCGCTACAAGCTGTTGCGGTATCGAATTCATGGCACTTGGTGCCGCACGTTATGACATGGCCCGTTTCGGGTTTGAAGTAGCACGTGCAAGTCCTCGCCAGGCGGATATGATTATGGTTTGTGGTACTATCACAGACAGAATGGCTCCTGTATTGAAACGTCTGTACGACCAGATGCCTGATCCTAAATATGTAGTTGCTGTGGGTGGATGCGCTGTAAGCGGTGGTCCGTTTAAGAAATCTTATCACGTAGTAAACGGAGTAGACCAGATTATGCCGGTGGATGTATATATCCCAGGATGTCCTCCACGTCCGGAAGCATTCTATTACGGTTTGATGCAATTGCAACGCAAAGTAAAACTCGAAAAATTCTTCGGTGGGGTAAACCGCAAAGAGAAAGAAGAAAAATAA
- a CDS encoding NADH-quinone oxidoreductase subunit D, with the protein MNIKDRILEIVPEAQFAEQGDLTATIPAESFHALAERLKNDKDTQFDFLLSLTGMDWGETLGVVYHLESTVYGHTIVLKTMTADREKPELASVTDLWRAAEFNEREVFDFFGIRFINNSDMRRLYLREDWVGYPLRKDYDDSLNPLRMTNEVTEDTTEELSLDEEGNLVNKTNVLFEDKEYVVNIGPQHPATHGVLRFRTSLEGETIKKIEPYCGYIHRGIEKMNESLTYPQTLALTDRLDYLASHHNRHAVCMCIEKAMGVEVSERVQYIRTIMDELQRIDSHLLFYSCACMDLGGLTAFFYGFRDREKILDIFEATTGGRLIQNYYTIGGVQADLHPDFVKDVKEFIAYLRPILKEYHDIFTGNIIVHQRMKGVGVLSREDAISFGATGGTGRASGWACDTRKRKPYAMYGKVDFKEIVYTEGDCFARYMVRMDEILESMKIIEQLIDNIPAGDYQVKMKPIIRVPEGNYFASVEASRGEFGVFIESHGDKFPYRMKYRSTGLPLVSAIDTITRGAKIADLIAIGATLDYVVPDIDR; encoded by the coding sequence ATGAATATAAAAGACAGAATATTAGAAATCGTCCCCGAAGCACAGTTTGCTGAACAGGGTGACTTGACTGCTACCATTCCTGCCGAATCCTTCCACGCTTTAGCAGAAAGACTAAAGAACGATAAGGATACGCAATTTGACTTCTTATTAAGTCTGACCGGTATGGACTGGGGCGAAACACTGGGTGTAGTATATCATCTGGAATCTACCGTGTACGGCCACACCATTGTACTGAAAACAATGACTGCCGATCGTGAAAAGCCAGAACTAGCATCAGTTACAGATTTATGGAGAGCTGCCGAATTTAACGAACGTGAAGTGTTCGATTTCTTCGGCATTCGTTTTATTAACAACTCTGATATGCGCCGTTTATACCTGCGCGAAGACTGGGTTGGATATCCATTGCGTAAGGACTATGATGATTCATTGAATCCTTTGCGTATGACCAACGAAGTTACTGAAGATACAACTGAAGAACTTTCATTGGATGAAGAAGGAAATCTGGTTAATAAAACAAATGTCCTTTTCGAAGACAAAGAATATGTAGTTAACATCGGTCCTCAGCACCCTGCAACGCACGGTGTACTTCGTTTCCGTACTTCTCTTGAGGGAGAAACAATCAAAAAGATTGAACCTTATTGCGGATACATCCACAGAGGTATTGAAAAAATGAACGAAAGTCTGACTTATCCTCAGACACTGGCATTGACCGACCGTCTTGATTATCTAGCTTCTCACCACAATCGTCACGCTGTATGTATGTGTATTGAGAAAGCTATGGGCGTAGAAGTTTCAGAACGTGTTCAGTACATCCGTACCATCATGGACGAACTTCAACGTATCGACTCTCACCTTTTGTTCTACTCATGTGCATGTATGGACTTAGGTGGTTTAACAGCATTCTTCTATGGTTTCCGCGACCGTGAAAAGATTCTTGATATATTCGAAGCAACAACAGGAGGTCGTTTGATTCAGAACTACTACACCATTGGTGGTGTACAGGCAGATCTTCACCCTGATTTCGTAAAAGACGTAAAAGAATTCATAGCTTACCTTCGTCCAATCTTAAAAGAATACCACGACATCTTTACAGGAAACATAATTGTTCATCAACGTATGAAAGGCGTTGGCGTATTGAGTCGTGAAGACGCTATCTCATTTGGTGCTACCGGAGGTACTGGTCGTGCTTCAGGATGGGCATGCGATACACGTAAGCGCAAACCTTACGCAATGTACGGAAAAGTAGACTTCAAGGAAATTGTTTACACTGAAGGCGACTGCTTTGCACGTTACATGGTTCGTATGGATGAAATCCTTGAATCAATGAAGATCATTGAACAACTTATTGACAACATCCCTGCGGGAGACTATCAAGTGAAAATGAAACCTATCATCCGTGTACCAGAGGGTAACTACTTTGCTTCCGTAGAAGCTAGTCGTGGAGAATTTGGTGTATTTATTGAAAGCCACGGAGATAAATTCCCATACCGTATGAAATACCGTTCAACCGGTCTTCCATTGGTTTCGGCTATAGATACCATCACACGCGGTGCCAAGATTGCCGACCTTATTGCAATTGGTGCGACGCTTGACTATGTAGTACCTGATATTGATAGATAA
- the nuoH gene encoding NADH-quinone oxidoreductase subunit NuoH, translating into MFDFSIVSSWIHGLLTGFMPEGLAIFLECVVIGVCIMLMYAVLAIVLIYMERKVCAFFQCRLGPNRVGKYGLMQVFADVFKMLIKEIITLKNSDRLLYNLAPYMVILASILSFSCLPINKGMEIIDFNIGVFFLMAASSIGVVGILLAGWSSNNKFTLIGAMRSGAQIISYELSVGLSILTMVVLTGTMSFSEIVEGQADGWNIFKGHIPALIAFIVYLIAGNAETNRGPFDLPEAESELTAGYHTEYSGMHFGFFYLAEYLNLFIVSGVAATVFLGGWMPFHVSGLDGFNAIMDFIPGFVWFFAKAFFVVFLLMWIKWTFPRLRIDQILKLEWKFLVPISMFNLLLMVLIVVFGLHF; encoded by the coding sequence ATGTTTGATTTTAGTATAGTTTCAAGCTGGATACATGGCCTGCTTACAGGATTCATGCCTGAAGGCTTAGCCATTTTCCTGGAATGTGTTGTCATTGGCGTTTGCATTATGCTAATGTATGCTGTACTTGCTATCGTTCTTATTTATATGGAGCGTAAGGTATGTGCATTCTTCCAATGTCGTCTTGGTCCTAACCGTGTTGGTAAATACGGTTTAATGCAGGTCTTTGCCGACGTATTTAAAATGTTAATCAAAGAGATTATCACTCTGAAAAACTCGGACCGATTGCTTTATAATCTGGCTCCATATATGGTAATTCTCGCTTCTATCCTTTCATTCTCTTGTTTACCTATAAATAAAGGAATGGAAATTATCGATTTTAATATTGGTGTATTCTTCCTTATGGCAGCTTCTTCTATCGGAGTTGTAGGTATTCTGCTTGCAGGATGGAGTAGTAACAACAAGTTCACATTGATCGGTGCTATGCGTAGTGGTGCTCAGATTATCAGTTACGAACTTTCAGTTGGTCTTTCTATCCTTACAATGGTAGTACTTACAGGAACAATGTCGTTCTCTGAAATCGTAGAAGGTCAGGCTGACGGATGGAATATTTTCAAAGGTCATATCCCTGCACTGATTGCTTTCATTGTTTACCTTATTGCCGGTAACGCTGAAACAAACCGTGGTCCGTTCGACTTACCTGAAGCTGAATCTGAACTTACTGCCGGATACCACACAGAGTATTCTGGTATGCACTTCGGTTTCTTCTATCTTGCAGAATACCTGAACTTATTCATTGTATCGGGTGTAGCTGCAACAGTATTCTTAGGAGGATGGATGCCATTCCACGTTTCCGGTCTTGACGGATTCAATGCAATAATGGATTTCATTCCAGGATTTGTATGGTTCTTTGCAAAAGCCTTCTTTGTAGTATTCCTGCTTATGTGGATTAAATGGACATTCCCACGTTTGCGTATCGACCAGATATTGAAACTTGAATGGAAGTTTTTGGTGCCAATCAGTATGTTCAACTTATTGTTGATGGTACTCATTGTTGTATTTGGATTACACTTTTAA
- a CDS encoding NADH-quinone oxidoreductase subunit I, with product MNSFNQYIGSLFGGLKTLLIGMKTSITVFFRKKTTEQYPENRATLKISDRFRGTLVMPHDENNQHKCVACGLCQMACPNDTITVISEMVTDEEGKKKKVLVKYQYDLGSCMYCQLCVNACPHDAIKFDNSFEHAVFDRSKLIKQLNNEGSTVVVKKKPNTEGLTEEKK from the coding sequence ATGAATAGTTTTAATCAATATATAGGCTCACTGTTTGGTGGTTTGAAGACCTTACTGATAGGTATGAAGACCAGTATCACAGTGTTCTTCCGCAAGAAGACCACAGAGCAATACCCTGAAAACCGGGCTACTTTGAAAATATCCGACCGTTTCCGCGGTACACTGGTTATGCCTCACGACGAGAACAACCAGCACAAATGTGTTGCCTGCGGACTTTGTCAGATGGCTTGTCCAAACGATACCATCACTGTAATTTCAGAAATGGTTACCGACGAAGAAGGTAAGAAGAAAAAAGTATTAGTGAAATATCAATATGACCTTGGAAGCTGCATGTATTGCCAACTTTGCGTAAATGCATGTCCTCACGATGCCATCAAGTTTGATAATTCTTTCGAACATGCTGTTTTTGATCGTAGTAAGCTTATTAAGCAGCTTAACAACGAAGGTTCAACAGTTGTAGTAAAAAAGAAACCGAATACTGAAGGTTTAACAGAAGAAAAAAAGTAA
- a CDS encoding NADH-quinone oxidoreductase subunit J, which produces MDITLQQVAFFVVAIFITIFSVLTVTTSKILRSATYLLFVLFGTAAIYFLLDYTFLGAVQLMVYAGGIVVLYVFSILLTNSDQSMNKKLNKSKLMASLISAIAGAAIVLFIVLTHNFVPTATAESQELGMKTIGHALMGSGKQQYLLPFEAVSILLLACIIGGLVIARKR; this is translated from the coding sequence ATGGATATAACACTTCAACAAGTAGCATTCTTCGTTGTGGCAATTTTCATCACCATCTTTTCGGTGTTGACTGTTACCACCAGTAAGATTCTACGTTCAGCCACTTATCTGCTGTTCGTTCTATTCGGCACGGCAGCTATCTATTTCCTATTGGATTATACATTCCTGGGAGCTGTACAATTAATGGTTTATGCAGGAGGTATTGTAGTCCTGTATGTATTCTCGATACTTCTTACCAACTCTGACCAGAGCATGAATAAGAAGCTGAATAAAAGCAAGCTCATGGCCAGTCTGATTTCTGCCATTGCCGGTGCTGCCATTGTATTATTTATTGTTTTGACTCACAACTTCGTTCCTACAGCTACAGCTGAATCACAGGAATTAGGTATGAAAACAATCGGTCATGCACTTATGGGTAGTGGTAAGCAACAATATTTGTTGCCTTTCGAAGCAGTCAGCATCTTACTGCTTGCTTGTATCATCGGAGGTTTAGTAATCGCACGTAAAAGATAA
- the nuoK gene encoding NADH-quinone oxidoreductase subunit NuoK: MEIQVEYYLIVSTIMMFAGVFGFLTRKNTLAMLISLELILNASDINFAVFNRFLFPAQLEGHFFTLFAIAIAAAETAVGIAIIINIYRNVRGIQVKDIEEMKH; this comes from the coding sequence ATGGAAATACAAGTAGAATATTATTTAATAGTAAGCACCATCATGATGTTTGCCGGAGTCTTCGGATTCCTAACCCGCAAAAACACGCTGGCTATGCTTATATCATTGGAACTTATATTGAACGCATCAGACATCAACTTTGCAGTGTTTAACCGCTTTTTGTTTCCTGCTCAGTTAGAAGGTCACTTCTTCACGCTCTTTGCCATTGCAATTGCTGCTGCCGAAACAGCTGTTGGTATTGCAATCATTATCAATATCTATCGCAACGTACGAGGTATTCAAGTGAAGGACATCGAAGAAATGAAACATTAA
- the nuoL gene encoding NADH-quinone oxidoreductase subunit L, with protein MEYTIFILLLPVLMFLFLGLTGHKLKPSVAGICGTISLGIVAVLSYLTAIQYFTAPRVNGIYQTLIPYNIEWLRFTQHLHIDIGVFLDPISVMMLVVVSTVSLMVHIYSMGYMKGEKGFHRYYAFLSLFTFAMMGLVLATNIFQMYIFWELVGVSSYLLIGFYYTKPSAIAASKKAFIVTRFADLGFLLGILILSFFGNTFSFTELMSGTCETVLRTAAGQTFLGGSVIAWGLGLMFLGGAGKSAMFPFHIWLPDAMEGPTPVSALIHAATMVVAGVYLVARMFPLYIGFAPDVLSAIAYVGAFTALFSATIACVQTDIKRVLAFSTISQIGFMIVALGVCTGMDTHEGLGYMASMFHLFTHAMFKALLFLGAGSIIHAVHSNEMDHMGGLRKYMPITHITFLIACLAIAGIPPFSGFFSKDEILAAAFKFSPVIGWLMTFVAGLTAFYMFRLYYNIFWGKEAEHEHTPHESPLVMTFPLMFLAAITLVAGFIPFGELVSSNGEAYHIHLDVVVASVSVCVAVASIIIATIFYRKPEQTIPNMLGKKFRGLHTAATHRFYIDEVWMFITHKVIFRCISTPIAWFDRHVVDGFMNFLAWSTQEASFSIRGFQSGRVQQYAYVFLIGALVIIVGLLLFI; from the coding sequence ATGGAATATACAATATTTATCTTACTGCTTCCGGTGCTAATGTTCCTTTTCTTAGGATTGACGGGACACAAGCTTAAACCTAGTGTAGCAGGAATATGTGGAACAATATCTTTGGGTATTGTTGCTGTGCTATCCTACCTTACCGCAATTCAGTATTTTACTGCTCCGCGTGTAAACGGAATCTATCAGACGCTCATTCCTTATAACATAGAATGGCTACGTTTTACTCAACATCTTCACATTGACATAGGTGTCTTCCTTGATCCTATCTCTGTAATGATGTTAGTAGTTGTATCAACAGTATCATTAATGGTGCATATCTACAGTATGGGATACATGAAAGGTGAAAAAGGTTTCCATCGTTACTATGCATTCCTTTCACTCTTCACCTTTGCTATGATGGGATTGGTTTTAGCAACCAACATTTTCCAGATGTATATTTTCTGGGAGCTTGTGGGTGTTTCTTCTTATCTGTTGATTGGTTTCTATTATACAAAACCAAGTGCTATCGCAGCATCTAAGAAAGCGTTTATCGTTACTCGTTTTGCCGACTTAGGATTTTTACTTGGTATCCTTATCCTGTCTTTCTTCGGAAACACATTCAGTTTCACTGAATTGATGAGTGGCACTTGTGAAACAGTTCTTAGAACAGCAGCCGGACAAACATTCCTTGGTGGTAGTGTTATTGCATGGGGATTAGGACTGATGTTTCTTGGTGGTGCCGGTAAGAGTGCCATGTTCCCATTCCACATTTGGTTGCCAGATGCAATGGAAGGTCCAACTCCTGTTTCAGCATTGATCCATGCTGCAACAATGGTTGTTGCCGGTGTATACTTAGTAGCAAGAATGTTCCCATTATATATTGGCTTTGCTCCGGATGTATTGTCGGCTATAGCTTATGTGGGTGCATTTACTGCATTATTCTCTGCAACAATTGCCTGCGTACAGACAGATATTAAACGTGTACTTGCTTTCTCAACCATCTCTCAGATTGGTTTCATGATTGTAGCGTTAGGTGTTTGTACAGGAATGGATACACACGAAGGTCTTGGTTACATGGCTTCTATGTTCCACTTGTTTACACACGCAATGTTTAAAGCATTATTATTCTTGGGAGCCGGTTCAATTATCCATGCTGTTCACAGCAACGAAATGGATCACATGGGCGGTCTTCGCAAATATATGCCAATCACACACATTACCTTCCTGATTGCTTGTTTGGCTATCGCAGGTATTCCTCCTTTCTCTGGATTCTTCAGTAAGGACGAAATTCTTGCTGCAGCGTTCAAGTTCAGTCCTGTTATCGGATGGTTAATGACATTTGTTGCTGGTCTTACAGCATTCTATATGTTCCGTCTTTATTACAACATCTTCTGGGGTAAAGAAGCAGAACACGAACACACTCCTCATGAATCTCCACTTGTAATGACATTCCCATTAATGTTCCTTGCAGCTATAACTTTAGTAGCAGGTTTCATTCCATTCGGAGAATTGGTAAGTAGTAACGGTGAAGCATATCACATCCACCTTGATGTAGTAGTTGCTAGCGTCAGCGTATGTGTTGCAGTGGCTTCCATTATAATCGCTACTATATTCTATCGCAAACCGGAACAAACAATTCCAAACATGTTGGGCAAAAAATTCCGCGGACTTCATACAGCAGCTACACATCGTTTCTATATTGACGAAGTATGGATGTTTATTACACACAAGGTTATCTTCCGTTGTATCTCTACTCCTATTGCCTGGTTTGACCGCCACGTAGTAGACGGATTCATGAATTTCCTTGCATGGAGCACACAGGAAGCATCTTTCTCTATCCGCGGATTCCAGTCAGGACGTGTTCAGCAATATGCTTATGTATTCCTGATCGGTGCTTTAGTTATTATTGTAGGATTACTTCTATTTATCTAA
- a CDS encoding NADH-quinone oxidoreductase subunit M → MNFLTLFVLIPLLMILGLWLSRNIKQIRGVMVVGSTLLLVLAGVLTYLYLAARGAGDTAEMLFRSDVTWYAPLNIKYSLGVDGISVAMLLLSAVIVFTGTFASWQMSVQTKEYFLWFCLLSLGVFGFFITIDMFAMFMFYEIALIPMYLLIGVWGSGKKEYAAMKLTLMLMGASAMLLVGILGIYFCSGATSMNILEIAKMHNIPVDSQLIFFPLTFLGFGVLGALFPFHTWSPDGHASAPTAVSMLHAGVLMKLGGYGCFRIAMYLMPEAANQLGWIFLILTSISVVYGAFSAIVQKDLKYINAYSSVSHCGLVLFAILMMNQTASTGAIIQMLSHGLMTALFFALIGMIYGRTHTRDIRELSGLMKIMPFLSVCYVIAGLANLGLPGLSGFVAEMTIFVGSFEHTDMFHRVVTIIATTSIVITAVYILRLVGKVLYGNVENKEHLKLTDATWDERFSVICLIVAVAGLGIAPLWISNMISDSVLPVVNALTNL, encoded by the coding sequence ATGAACTTTTTAACATTATTCGTTCTCATACCTCTGTTAATGATACTTGGTTTGTGGTTAAGCCGCAACATTAAGCAAATCAGAGGTGTGATGGTTGTAGGTTCTACATTACTGCTAGTATTGGCAGGCGTACTTACCTACTTATATCTTGCCGCACGGGGAGCCGGTGACACTGCAGAAATGCTTTTCAGATCAGATGTTACGTGGTATGCACCACTTAATATAAAATACTCACTTGGAGTGGATGGTATCTCAGTAGCCATGCTGTTACTATCTGCTGTTATTGTATTCACAGGAACATTTGCTTCCTGGCAGATGTCTGTACAAACCAAAGAATACTTCCTTTGGTTCTGCTTATTGTCATTAGGAGTTTTCGGATTCTTTATTACAATAGACATGTTCGCCATGTTTATGTTCTACGAAATTGCTCTTATCCCAATGTACCTGCTTATCGGAGTTTGGGGTAGTGGTAAGAAAGAATATGCAGCAATGAAGCTTACCCTGATGTTGATGGGTGCTTCTGCAATGCTATTGGTTGGTATCCTTGGAATTTATTTCTGTTCGGGTGCAACTAGCATGAACATTCTGGAGATTGCAAAAATGCATAACATTCCAGTGGACTCGCAATTAATTTTCTTCCCTCTTACTTTCTTAGGATTTGGTGTACTTGGTGCTTTGTTCCCATTCCACACTTGGTCTCCTGACGGTCACGCTTCAGCCCCAACAGCTGTATCTATGCTTCACGCTGGAGTACTTATGAAACTTGGAGGTTACGGATGTTTCCGTATTGCAATGTATCTGATGCCAGAAGCAGCTAACCAGCTTGGTTGGATCTTCCTTATTCTGACATCAATCAGTGTTGTTTACGGTGCATTCAGTGCTATTGTTCAAAAGGACTTGAAATACATCAATGCTTACTCTTCAGTAAGTCACTGTGGTTTGGTACTTTTCGCTATCCTGATGATGAATCAGACAGCAAGTACAGGTGCTATTATTCAGATGTTATCTCACGGTTTGATGACAGCCTTGTTCTTCGCCCTAATCGGTATGATCTACGGCCGTACACACACCCGTGATATTCGTGAATTAAGTGGTTTGATGAAAATTATGCCTTTCCTTTCTGTATGTTACGTAATTGCCGGTCTTGCTAACCTTGGTCTTCCAGGTTTAAGTGGTTTCGTTGCTGAAATGACAATCTTTGTTGGTTCATTCGAACACACAGATATGTTCCACCGTGTAGTAACTATTATTGCTACAACTTCAATCGTAATCACAGCGGTTTATATTCTTCGTCTGGTTGGAAAGGTTCTTTATGGAAATGTTGAGAACAAAGAGCATCTGAAACTTACAGATGCAACATGGGATGAAAGATTCTCTGTAATCTGTCTGATTGTTGCTGTTGCCGGACTTGGTATTGCTCCACTCTGGATTAGTAACATGATTAGTGATAGTGTGTTGCCTGTAGTAAACGCTCTAACCAATTTATAA